In Citrus sinensis cultivar Valencia sweet orange chromosome 2, DVS_A1.0, whole genome shotgun sequence, a single genomic region encodes these proteins:
- the LOC102620510 gene encoding 60S ribosomal protein L6, mitochondrial, translating to MEAKFFRFLKIVGVGYKARAEAEGRLLYLKLGYVHDVELTVPPAVRVFCLKNNVVCCCGLDKHRVHQFAASVRSCKPPEPFKGKGIMYTDEVIKKKVGKKKSK from the coding sequence ATGGAAGCCAAATTTTTTCGGTTTTTGAAGATTGTAGGTGTTGGCTACAAAGCCAGGGCTGAAGCAGAGGGGCGACTCTTATATCTCAAATTGGGATATGTACATGATGTTGAACTCACTGTTCCCCCAGCTGTTCGCGTTTTCTGCCTAAAAAACAATGTGGTTTGCTGCTGTGGACTTGACAAACACAGGGTGCACCAGTTTGCTGCTTCAGTTCGCAGTTGCAAGCCTCCTGAACCTTTCAAAGGCAAGGGTATAATGTACACTGATGAAGTTATCAAGAAAAAAgttggaaagaaaaaatcaaaatga
- the LOC102620039 gene encoding trans-resveratrol di-O-methyltransferase-like, with protein sequence MDINHMINAESSSSSSSSSELLKAQAQVWNCAFSYINSMSLKCAVELGIPDVIHKHGQPMTLSQIASALDIQKNKAHCIQRLMRILVHSGFFAQQNTIDKDESEVYYSLTPASRLLLKDEPLRAAPFMFLITHPIVTTPFNFLSSWFKNDDPSTPTVFESTHGKDIWGCLAQDAKFKNVFYDAMMTDSQFISSVLIEECKEVFKGLKCLVDLGGGTGTMVKAIAEAFPEMKCIVFDLPHVVDNNLQQQQGTNKNLEFLGGDMFEAIPPADAVLLKWVLHNWGDEESVKILKKCKEAIDGSKDKGGKVIVIDMVIEDQSIDKDSTETQLCSDMLMMSLFSVAKERSIKEWKKLFLEAGFSHYNVNSTLGLRSLIELYP encoded by the exons ATGGATATAAATCATATGATTAACGCAGAGAGtagtagcagcagcagcagcagctctGAGCTTCTTAAAGCTCAAGCTCAGGTGTGGAATTGTGCCTTCAGTTACATCAATTCCATGTCACTAAAATGTGCCGTTGAACTTGGCATACCAGATGTTATTCACAAACATGGCCAGCCCATGACTCTTTCACAGATAGCTTCAGCACTAGATATCCAAAAAAACAAAGCTCATTGCATTCAACGCCTTATGCGGATTCTAGTTCACTCTGGCTTCTTTGCTCAACAAAATACAATCGACAAAGATGAATCAgaagt GTATTATTCTCTTACACCAGCTTCTCGACTCCTCCTAAAGGATGAGCCCTTGAGGGCTGCACCATTTATGTTTCTGATAACCCATCCTATAGTAACGACTCCCTTCAATTTCTTGAGCTCTTGGTTCAAGAATGATGATCCCTCTACGCCCACAGTGTTTGAGTCAACGCATGGGAAAGACATTTGGGGTTGTTTGGCTCAAGACGCTAAATTTAAAAACGTCTTTTACGATGCCATGATGACTGACTCTCAGTTCATATCAAGCGTCCTGATTGAAGAATGTAAGGAGGTATTCAAGGGGCTGAAGTGTCTGGTTGATCTGGGTGGCGGCACTGGAACTATGGTCAAAGCCATCGCAGAAGCTTTTCCTGAAATGAAATGCATCGTTTTCGATCTCCCACATGTCGTTGATAATAATTTGCAGCAGCAGCAGGGGACTAATAAGAACCTGGAATTTCTTGGAGGCGACATGTTTGAAGCAATACCTCCAGCAGATGCAGTTCTTCTCaag TGGGTTCTGCATAACTGGGGTGATGAAGAGAGCGTGAAGATATTGAAGAAGTGCAAAGAAGCTATTGATGGGAGCAAAGATAAAGGAGGGAAAGTTATTGTCATAGACATGGTCATAGAAGATCAAAGCATAGACAAGGACTCAACCGAGACACAATTGTGCTCTGACATGTTGATGATGTCTTTATTCAGTGTGGCCAAAGAGCGGAGCATCAAAGAATGGAAGAAGCTCTTCTTAGAGGCTGGCTTCAGCCATTACAATGTAAATTCTACTTTGGGTTTGAGGTCTCTTATTGAGCTTTACCCCTGA
- the LOC102619844 gene encoding probable O-methyltransferase 3: MNLIDGEHDTELLEAQAHVWNHIFNFINSMSLKCAVELGIPDIINKHGKPMTLNELVSALTINPSKTRCVYRLMRILIHSGFFAQQTLNSSRNNNDEEQGYVLKNASKLLLKDNPLSVRPFLQAMLDPILLSPWLKLSTWFQNDDPTPFDTLHGKSFWVYAGDEPKINNFFNEAMASDARLATRVVIHKCKDVFEGLNSLVDVGGGIGTVAKAIAKAFPNLECTDFDLPHVVNGLESDLANLKYVGGDMFEAIPPADAVLLKWILHDWNDEECVKILKKCKEAVTSDDKKGKVIIIDMIRENKKRDDESIETQLFFDMLMMVLTNGTERDEKEWAKLFADAGFSDYKITSILGLRSLIEIYP; this comes from the exons atgaatttgaTCGATGGAGAGCATGATACTGAGCTACTTGAAGCTCAAGCTCATGTTTGGAATcacattttcaatttcataaactCCATGTCACTTAAATGCGCTGTTGAATTAGGAATACCAGATATTATCAACAAACATGGCAAACCCATGACCCTCAACGAGCTTGTTAGTGCCCTAACAATAAACCCATCAAAAACCCGATGTGTGTATCGCTTGATGCGCATTCTGATCCACTCAGGCTTCTTTGCACAGCAAACGCTAAATAGCAGCCGAAATAACAATGACGAAGAACAAGGTTATGTTCTCAAGAATGCTTCTAAACTTCTCCTAAAAGACAACCCCTTAAGCGTGAGACCTTTCTTGCAAGCGATGCTAGATCCTATTTTGCTATCACCGTGGCTGAAACTGAGCACTTGGTTTCAAAACGACGATCCTACGCCGTTTGATACGTTACATGGGAAGAGTTTTTGGGTTTATGCTGGGGACGAGCCAAAgattaacaattttttcaatGAAGCCATGGCAAGTGATGCGCGGTTGGCAACAAGAGTGGTGATACATAAGTGTAAGGATGTGTTCGAAGGTTTGAATTCGTTAGTGGATGTGGGTGGGGGCATTGGAACTGTGGCCAAGGCCATAGCTAAAGCGTTTCCTAATTTGGAGTGCACTGATTTTGATCTGCCGCATGTGGTTAATGGCCTCGAAAGCGATTTGGCCAATCTCAAATATGTTGGAGGGGACATGTTTGAGGCCATTCCCCCAGCTGATGCTGTTCTACTCAAG TGGATATTGCATGACTGGAATGATGAAGAATGCGTGAAGATTCTTAAGAAATGTAAGGAAGCAGTTACGAGCGATGACAAGAAAGGGAAGGTGATTATAATTGACATGATaagagagaataaaaaaagggaTGATGAGTCTATTGAAACACAACTATTTTTTGATATGTTGATGATGGTCTTGACCAACGGAACAGAACGAGATGAGAAAGAATGGGCCAAACTTTTTGCCGATGCTGGTTTTAGTGACTATAAAATTACCTCTATTTTAGGTTTAAGATCTCTTATTGAGATTTATCCttaa
- the LOC127900364 gene encoding 60S ribosomal protein L6, mitochondrial-like, whose amino-acid sequence MEAKFLRFLKIVGVGYKARAEAEGRLLYLKLGYVHDVELTVPSAVRIFCLKNNVVCCCGLDKHRVHQFAASVRSRKPPDPFKGKGIMCADEVIKKKVGKKKSK is encoded by the coding sequence ATGGAAGCCAAATTTTTACGGTTTTTGAAGATTGTAGGTGTTGGCTACAAAGCCAGGGCTGAAGCAGAGGGGCGTCTCTTATATCTCAAATTGGGATACGTACATGATGTTGAACTCACGGTTCCCTCAGCTGTTCGCATTTTCTGCCTAAAAAACAATGTGGTTTGCTGCTGTGGACTTGACAAACACAGGGTGCACCAGTTTGCTGCTTCAGTTCGCAGTCGCAAGCCTCCTGACCCTTTCAAAGGCAAGGGTATAATGTGCGCTGATGAAGTTATCAAGAAAAAAgttggaaagaaaaaatcaaaatga